The following are encoded in a window of Bacillota bacterium genomic DNA:
- a CDS encoding Hsp20/alpha crystallin family protein: MYYLRPLRRGRMRPRFADDFFRDFWNWPMSSYGFKVDIKEDQDHYLLQAELPGMNKDNISLELDGDYLTIGVKSDESFSQEEENRYIRRERRMVSCERQFFVGDVKPEDIQAQYRNGVLEVKIPKTDQTDSSRRIIDIQ; encoded by the coding sequence ATGTATTATCTCAGACCACTGCGCAGGGGAAGAATGCGGCCAAGATTTGCTGATGACTTTTTCCGTGATTTTTGGAACTGGCCGATGAGCAGCTATGGATTTAAGGTAGATATCAAGGAAGATCAGGATCACTATCTGCTTCAAGCTGAACTTCCGGGTATGAACAAGGACAACATCAGTTTAGAACTCGATGGAGATTACTTAACTATTGGCGTTAAAAGCGATGAGAGTTTTAGTCAAGAAGAGGAAAACAGATACATCCGGCGCGAGCGGCGGATGGTCAGCTGCGAGCGGCAGTTTTTCGTCGGGGATGTTAAACCGGAAGATATTCAAGCCCAATACCGCAATGGAGTGCTTGAAGTAAAAATCCCGAAAACCGACCAGACTGACAGCAGCAGGCGGATTATTGATATTCAGTAA